In a genomic window of Salminus brasiliensis chromosome 12, fSalBra1.hap2, whole genome shotgun sequence:
- the LOC140574176 gene encoding uncharacterized protein isoform X2: protein MSSWLSRKSQTLHTWLFWRSSKRNGWRVYKLTDYKEMEEPSALIDFFRERGIAEELIKRMEMDKIDISVIPLMADNELQQYIPHYGDRLAVIDYCLSNQPPERRTQLMERLQSRHFGPREDVSKRHMGNTYAKKKARRVELGWMNYNEKSCNFKQVRTANGGGTKHISINKQTKLCDVQKMAERIFFPAGASRFFYLKDVDCDIRDFSHRRLDENLTVEDLYKSNKAKIVRLYLFTKKRSVTNVQSSQELSLEGGSSYAQQENRDFSFAVQSQTFENHPGRESNNAQGSLRLEHAYDETIWEDLNQENNFIVNAGWMAEHNNQDSRRDVGIVPRTSEVSTSTGNDFLLKVGRDDDLRTGAQIIDCDSFDDTVPFEEDSSKVIVVVRRGSCLRDMMGAFTDPTIMDKEVSIHMKLPNGGLEAGTGPGVFRDCLSEFWSEFGHRCTLGADVKAPLLRHEFQATEWQAIARVLLKGWLAEKYFPVHLPLPFLEQALYGTVYSSVTDAFLLYVSKHDREVLRHASNNFESVDQESLLDILDSYECHRMPTAENLVPLLSQLGHKVLIQMPMFVIECWKPVLKDLARTLSPQKLAEMIEERVPSPKKVNAILKFPEDMNAQQSIVSRHLKRYIREVDEGTLQRFLRFCTGADVLFGKNITVQFTETKDFECRPQAHMCTCLLLLPVKYQNYPDLRSGFNAVLNNSVWIMDII, encoded by the exons ATGAGTTCCTGGCTTTCCAGAAAGAGTCAGACGCTGCACACCTGGCTCTTCTGGAGGTCTAGCAAAAGGAATGGATGGAGAGTCTACAAGCTAACAGATTACAA AGAGATGGAGGAGCCGTCTGCACTCATAGACTTCTTCCGGGAGAGGGGCATAGCCGAGGAACTGATCAAACGAATGGAAATGGACAAG ATTGACATCTCTGTGATACCACTGATGGCTGACAACGAACTTCAGCAGTACATACCACATTATGGAGACAGACTAGCAGTCATAGACTATTGCCTCAGTAACCAGCCACCTGAAAGAAGAACCCAGCTGATGGAGCGACTACAGTCGAGACATTTCGGGCCGAGAGAGGACGTTTCAAAAAGGCACATGGGCAACACTTATGCAAAAAAGAAAGCAAGGAGAGTGGAGCTCGGATGGATGAATTACAATGAGAAAAGTTGTAACTTCAAGCAAGTTCGCACCGCCAACGGAGGAGGAACCAAGCATATtagcataaacaaacaaacaaaactgtgTGACGTTCAGAAAATGGCTGAGAGAATCTTTTTCCCTGCTGGAGCCTCCAGGTTTTTTTATCTCAAAGACGTTGACTGTGACATCCGGGACTTCTCTCACAGACGCCTTGATGAAAACCTGACCGTGGAGGATCTCTATAAGTCCAATAAGGCAAAAATTGTGAGACTGTACCTCTTCACAAAAAAGCGCAGCGTGACCAATGTGCAGAGCTCCCAGGAGCTTTCTCTAGAGGGTGGCAGTAGTTATGCGCAGCAGGAGAACAGGGACTTCAGCTTTGCAGTGCAAAGCCAAACCTTTGAAAATCACCCTGGTAGAGAAAGTAATAATGCACAAGGATCGCTGAGATTAGAACACGCGTATGATGAAACCATTTGGGAGGATCTGAACCAGGAGAACAACTTCATTGTAAATGCCGGCTGGATGGCAGAACACAACAACCAGGACTCTAGGAGAGACGTCGGAATCGTTCCACGGACTAGTGAGGTTTCAACAAGCACTGGAAATGACTTTCTGTTAAAAGTTGGCAGAGATGATGACCTCCGCACCGGAGCGCAGATTATTGATTGTGACAGTTTCGATGACACCGTACCTTTCGAGGAAGATTCATCAAAGGTCATCGTTGTAGTACGGCGAGGAAGTTGTCTCCGAGACATGATGGGGGCTTTTACTGACCCAACGATCATGGATAAGGAGGTAAGCATCCATATGAAGCTTCCTAATGGAGGGCTGGAAGCGGGAACCGGGCCTGGAGTGTTCCGAGATTGCCTCTCTGAATTCTGGAGCGAATTCGGTCACAGATGCACTCTAGGGGCGGACGTGAAGGCTCCGTTACTTAGGCACGAATTTCAAGCCACCGAATGGCAAGCCATTGCGAGGGTTCTTCTAAAAGGCTGGCTTGCTGAAAAATACTTCCCAGTTCATCTCCCTCTGCCGTTTTTGGAACAGGCATTATATGGCACGGTCTACAGCAGCGTGACTGATGCGTTCCTGCTGTACGTTTCTAAGCATGACCGGGAGGTCCTTCGGCACGCGTCAAACAACTTCGAGTCCGTCGATCAAGAATCACTGCTGGACATTCTAGATTCGTATGAATGCCATCGAATGCCAACTGCAGAAAACCTCGTCCCACTCCTCTCCCAGCTAGGCCACAAAGTCCTCATTCAAATGCCGATGTTTGTTATTGAGTGTTGGAAGCCTGTTCTGAAGGATCTTGCCAGAACTCTCTCCCCACAGAAACTAGCGGAGATGATTGAAGAACGAGTTCCGTCGCCCAAGAAGGTGAACGCAATTCTGAAATTTCCAGAAGACATGAACGCCCAACAAAGCATTGTGTCACGGCACCTGAAAAGATACATCAGGGAGGTGGATGAAGGCACCTTGCAGCGCTTCCTTCGTTTCTGTACTGGGGCTGACGTTCTCTTTGGAAAGAACATTACAGTGCAGTTTACTGAAACTAAAGACTTTGAATGTCGCCCACAAGCACATATGTGCACATGCCTTCTCCTCTTGCCTGTAAAATACCAAAATTACCCAGATCTTCGAAGTGGCTTTAATGCGGTTCTTAACAACTCTGTTTGGATTATGGATATCATATAA
- the LOC140574176 gene encoding uncharacterized protein isoform X1, with translation MDFLQNQVQEEERHPCVDVIRAVKEEEEAERVHISGQTDRFTLKEEAETPTVKLEGDYWTLGVKEEASPVQIGPRADSPAEIEVNLESGSESEESSEKRPDPQSKGRKRAHPLQQQQQQQQPHREMEEPSALIDFFRERGIAEELIKRMEMDKIDISVIPLMADNELQQYIPHYGDRLAVIDYCLSNQPPERRTQLMERLQSRHFGPREDVSKRHMGNTYAKKKARRVELGWMNYNEKSCNFKQVRTANGGGTKHISINKQTKLCDVQKMAERIFFPAGASRFFYLKDVDCDIRDFSHRRLDENLTVEDLYKSNKAKIVRLYLFTKKRSVTNVQSSQELSLEGGSSYAQQENRDFSFAVQSQTFENHPGRESNNAQGSLRLEHAYDETIWEDLNQENNFIVNAGWMAEHNNQDSRRDVGIVPRTSEVSTSTGNDFLLKVGRDDDLRTGAQIIDCDSFDDTVPFEEDSSKVIVVVRRGSCLRDMMGAFTDPTIMDKEVSIHMKLPNGGLEAGTGPGVFRDCLSEFWSEFGHRCTLGADVKAPLLRHEFQATEWQAIARVLLKGWLAEKYFPVHLPLPFLEQALYGTVYSSVTDAFLLYVSKHDREVLRHASNNFESVDQESLLDILDSYECHRMPTAENLVPLLSQLGHKVLIQMPMFVIECWKPVLKDLARTLSPQKLAEMIEERVPSPKKVNAILKFPEDMNAQQSIVSRHLKRYIREVDEGTLQRFLRFCTGADVLFGKNITVQFTETKDFECRPQAHMCTCLLLLPVKYQNYPDLRSGFNAVLNNSVWIMDII, from the exons ATGGACTTCCTCCAAAACCAGGTACAAGAGGAGGAGCGCCATCCCTGTGTTGATGTGATCAGAGCggtgaaggaggaggaggaggcggagaGGGTGCACATCAGcggacagacggacagattcaCCCTGAAAGAAGAGGCAGAAACCCCCACCGTTAAGCTAGAGGGAGACTACTGGACTTTAGGGGTGAAGGAAGAAGCGAGCCCTGTGCAAATCGGGCCGCGAGCGGACAGTCCGGCTGAAATCGAGGTGAACTTGGAGTCGGGCAGCGAGTCGGAGGAGAGCTCGGAGAAACGGCCCGATCCTCAGAGCAAAGGCCGAAAAAGAGCACACCcccttcagcagcagcagcagcagcagcagccacacAG AGAGATGGAGGAGCCGTCTGCACTCATAGACTTCTTCCGGGAGAGGGGCATAGCCGAGGAACTGATCAAACGAATGGAAATGGACAAG ATTGACATCTCTGTGATACCACTGATGGCTGACAACGAACTTCAGCAGTACATACCACATTATGGAGACAGACTAGCAGTCATAGACTATTGCCTCAGTAACCAGCCACCTGAAAGAAGAACCCAGCTGATGGAGCGACTACAGTCGAGACATTTCGGGCCGAGAGAGGACGTTTCAAAAAGGCACATGGGCAACACTTATGCAAAAAAGAAAGCAAGGAGAGTGGAGCTCGGATGGATGAATTACAATGAGAAAAGTTGTAACTTCAAGCAAGTTCGCACCGCCAACGGAGGAGGAACCAAGCATATtagcataaacaaacaaacaaaactgtgTGACGTTCAGAAAATGGCTGAGAGAATCTTTTTCCCTGCTGGAGCCTCCAGGTTTTTTTATCTCAAAGACGTTGACTGTGACATCCGGGACTTCTCTCACAGACGCCTTGATGAAAACCTGACCGTGGAGGATCTCTATAAGTCCAATAAGGCAAAAATTGTGAGACTGTACCTCTTCACAAAAAAGCGCAGCGTGACCAATGTGCAGAGCTCCCAGGAGCTTTCTCTAGAGGGTGGCAGTAGTTATGCGCAGCAGGAGAACAGGGACTTCAGCTTTGCAGTGCAAAGCCAAACCTTTGAAAATCACCCTGGTAGAGAAAGTAATAATGCACAAGGATCGCTGAGATTAGAACACGCGTATGATGAAACCATTTGGGAGGATCTGAACCAGGAGAACAACTTCATTGTAAATGCCGGCTGGATGGCAGAACACAACAACCAGGACTCTAGGAGAGACGTCGGAATCGTTCCACGGACTAGTGAGGTTTCAACAAGCACTGGAAATGACTTTCTGTTAAAAGTTGGCAGAGATGATGACCTCCGCACCGGAGCGCAGATTATTGATTGTGACAGTTTCGATGACACCGTACCTTTCGAGGAAGATTCATCAAAGGTCATCGTTGTAGTACGGCGAGGAAGTTGTCTCCGAGACATGATGGGGGCTTTTACTGACCCAACGATCATGGATAAGGAGGTAAGCATCCATATGAAGCTTCCTAATGGAGGGCTGGAAGCGGGAACCGGGCCTGGAGTGTTCCGAGATTGCCTCTCTGAATTCTGGAGCGAATTCGGTCACAGATGCACTCTAGGGGCGGACGTGAAGGCTCCGTTACTTAGGCACGAATTTCAAGCCACCGAATGGCAAGCCATTGCGAGGGTTCTTCTAAAAGGCTGGCTTGCTGAAAAATACTTCCCAGTTCATCTCCCTCTGCCGTTTTTGGAACAGGCATTATATGGCACGGTCTACAGCAGCGTGACTGATGCGTTCCTGCTGTACGTTTCTAAGCATGACCGGGAGGTCCTTCGGCACGCGTCAAACAACTTCGAGTCCGTCGATCAAGAATCACTGCTGGACATTCTAGATTCGTATGAATGCCATCGAATGCCAACTGCAGAAAACCTCGTCCCACTCCTCTCCCAGCTAGGCCACAAAGTCCTCATTCAAATGCCGATGTTTGTTATTGAGTGTTGGAAGCCTGTTCTGAAGGATCTTGCCAGAACTCTCTCCCCACAGAAACTAGCGGAGATGATTGAAGAACGAGTTCCGTCGCCCAAGAAGGTGAACGCAATTCTGAAATTTCCAGAAGACATGAACGCCCAACAAAGCATTGTGTCACGGCACCTGAAAAGATACATCAGGGAGGTGGATGAAGGCACCTTGCAGCGCTTCCTTCGTTTCTGTACTGGGGCTGACGTTCTCTTTGGAAAGAACATTACAGTGCAGTTTACTGAAACTAAAGACTTTGAATGTCGCCCACAAGCACATATGTGCACATGCCTTCTCCTCTTGCCTGTAAAATACCAAAATTACCCAGATCTTCGAAGTGGCTTTAATGCGGTTCTTAACAACTCTGTTTGGATTATGGATATCATATAA